The Thermodesulfobacteriota bacterium genome has a window encoding:
- a CDS encoding cytochrome b/b6 domain-containing protein: MAEPTYRYKPVWDVFLRTAHWWNTVTLGLQLVTGTVIILLGEEIEGAARDKLLFIHLAFGYLFGAGLFTRLLWLSVGPRTARLNDMLPLSPYQRRVFVDTLRYYAGRLKGEPPLYFAHNSFAGIIYVAFFAVAAAQILTGTMIFNTPEHMREELFAIELHEAGYFFILFFVAAHLFAVFVHELVERHGIISAMVHGRKAFTEEDIETLKAEGGMYERKD; the protein is encoded by the coding sequence ATGGCCGAACCGACCTACCGATATAAGCCCGTCTGGGACGTCTTCCTGCGTACGGCCCACTGGTGGAATACGGTCACACTCGGGTTGCAGCTCGTAACCGGAACGGTGATTATCCTCCTCGGCGAGGAGATAGAAGGCGCGGCGCGCGATAAACTCCTCTTCATCCACCTCGCCTTCGGCTACCTCTTCGGGGCCGGGCTCTTCACGAGGCTTCTGTGGCTCTCTGTCGGCCCGCGCACGGCCCGGTTGAACGACATGCTTCCCCTCAGTCCCTACCAGAGGAGGGTCTTCGTCGATACGCTCCGCTACTACGCCGGCAGGCTCAAGGGCGAGCCGCCCCTATACTTCGCGCATAACTCGTTTGCCGGTATCATATACGTCGCCTTCTTCGCCGTGGCGGCCGCGCAGATACTGACGGGCACCATGATATTCAACACCCCAGAGCACATGCGGGAGGAGCTCTTCGCCATAGAGCTGCACGAGGCGGGCTACTTCTTCATACTGTTCTTCGTCGCGGCCCATCTCTTTGCCGTCTTCGTCCACGAGCTTGTCGAGAGGCACGGCATCATATCCGCCATGGTCCACGGCAGGAAGGCCTTTACAGAAGAGGATATCGAAACCCTCAAAGCAGAAGGAGGTATGTATGAACGGAAAGATTAA